The following proteins are encoded in a genomic region of Cryptococcus neoformans var. neoformans JEC21 chromosome 2 sequence:
- a CDS encoding mandelate racemase/muconate lactonizing enzyme, putative: MSGLKITEFSVHDIRFPTNVTGDGTDAMNKECDYSAAYIVVKTNSDLKGQGMTFTIGRGNEIVCFAIEQIANRIVGLDLAPIFADMGKFWDFLVADPQHRWLGPEKGVIHIATAAISNAIWDMYAKHAGKPLWKLIVDFTPEEFVKATSFRYITDALSPAEALEILKSKESGKAAREADVKKRGYPAYTTSVGWLGYSDEKVRRLTKESLAQGFNHFKLKVGADPEDDLRRGRLIRSIIDDPANMPKDRKPIDPASIANKNAGPTGCVLMVDANQVWDVPQAVEYMKKLEPLKPWFIEEPTAPDDAVGHAAIRKALKPINIGVATGEHAHNRMVFKQLLQLDAIDVCQIDSCRLGGVNEILSVLLMSAKFGVPVCPHAGGVGLCEYVIHLSLIDYICVSGDMERNVLEFVDHLHEHFLYPVSINSEGRYNVPTDAKGGYSIEMFEKSMEDYAFPGGAYWAAVARGENPAVSH, translated from the exons ATGTCAGGCCTCAAGATCACAGAATTCTCCGTCCACG ATATCCGATTTCCCACC AATGTCACTGGTGACGGTACGGATGCCAT GAACAAGGAGTGCGATTATTCCGCTGCCTACATCGTCGTCAAGACGAACTCTGACCTCAAGGGGCAAGGAATGACTTTTA CCATTGGTCGTGGAAACGAAATCGTCTGCTTTGCTATCGAACAAATAGCTAACCGTATCGTCGGTTTGGACCTTGCCCCCATCTTTGCCGACATGGGCAAGTTCTGGGACTTTT TGGTGGCCGACCCTCAGCACCGTTGGCTCGGCCCTGAAAAGGGTGTCATCCATATTGCTACCGCCGCTATTTCCAATGCCATCTGGGATATGTACGCCAAGCACGCCGGCAAGCCCTTGTGGAAGCTCATTGTCGACTTTACTCCTGAAGA ATTCGTAAAGGCCACCTCTTTCCGATACATCACCGACGCCCTCTCCCCGGCCGAAGCCCTTGAGATCCTCAAGTCCAAGGAGTCTGGAAAGGCTGCCAGGGAAGCCGACGTCAAAAAGAGGGGATACCCTGCCTACACCACCTCTGTCGGATGGCTCGGGTACTCTGACGAAAAGGTCAGGCGATTGACAAAGGAAAGCCTTGCCCAAGGCTTCAACCATTTCAAG CTCAAAGTCGGCGCCGACCCCGAAGACGATCTTCGAAGGGGACGACTCATCAGGTCCATCATCGATGATCCCGCCAACATGCCTAAAGATAGAAAACCTATCGACCCTGCCTCCATCGCCAACAAGAACGCCGGCCCCACAGGCTGTGTACTGATGGTGGACGCCAACC AGGTCTGGGATGTCCCTCAGGCCGTTGAGTAcatgaagaagcttgaACCCTTGAAGCCTTGGTTCATTGAAGAGCCTACTGCCCCCGATGATGCAGTCGGTCACGCCGCCATTCGAAAGGCCCTTAAACCCATCAATATCGGCGTCGCCACAGGTGAACACGCTCATAACCGA ATGGTCTTCAAGCAACTGTTGCAGCTTGACGCTATTGACGTTTGTCAAATCGACTCTTGTCGACTGGGCGGTGTCAATGAGATTCTCTCTGTTTTGCTCATGTCTGCCAAATTCGGGGTACCAGTCTGCCCTCACGCCGGTGGTGTAGGATTGTGCGAGTATGTG ATCCACTTGTCTCTCATTGACTACATTTGCGTCTCTGGTGATATGGAGCGTAACGTCTTGGAATTTGTAGA CCATCTGCATGAGCACTTCCTCTACCCCGTGTCCATCAACTCTGAAGGTCGATACAATGTACCTACCGATGCCAAGGGCGGATACTCTATCGAGATGTTTGAAAAGTCAATGGAGGACTACGCCTTCCCTGGAGGTGCTTACTGGGCCGCGGTGGCAAGGGGAGAGAACCCTGCCGTTTCACATTAA
- a CDS encoding multidrug resistance protein 1, putative → MSTSSRFASPDRVELVALTPRQLPPTSDGSPFHDRHSVATPVASMAEESDGLSGYGYGRSRQKTAPGYQFANPSPAGLDEKRGQPVSFGPMLDEITPPSQWRRSLYPADAPPIPASTFERHLGLVPLPTSPATSHRIMPVSEPIKPRFRRLFVFTTTRDYILLLCPAVVLSILSALIQPYMSIVIGNAFAIFAAYPLNTSLATDADRAALRSGVASTSIQLTVAGVLALLFNYLKGVMWTRYGETVADRLRAKVYHGVQGKPMEWYDMGMGMREEEQGEGKENDTVGAGGLMSKFNRETDDVRMATSHAFGLVVQNTFTFVLCFILAIIESPSLAFVTLSTIPLVVLTQVVTQILCAPLLATERRVLAEASTNVERATAAISTVKVHNAQAAEENRFMHSVSKSKGNLIKQGLVWGVSAGLTDFFLLGTFVLGFWYGAKIIREGKATSGAVMTCFWACLFAATYLQQVVPQLTIMTKGKNSIASLLTVIQANPSRPISGNPFSPTNSPIDSSFSPAVNTLNPKRVSRPLALQGVRPSRCHGEFNFNHISFAYPSRPENPVLCDISLFIPPGETTFIVGGSGSGKSTIAQLLLRLYDPTSGEITMDNQSFPFLNGHFTRENIAAVQQGCILFDMSVHDNVAMGLAGAGADPKTGVKRAPEDVTREQVVEACKMAMIHDFVVSLPDGYDTILGTGGSSLSGGQRQRLAIARARIRNPTVLILDEATSALDATSRVLVFQNLKAWRNNRTTIVITHDLSQIVSDDFVYVMKNGVVAEQGFRLDLMKKPNGTFAHMAAEQAVNPLPAKEVASDAEWHDALNTLLDMEEDYEEVLDSRVRSHTPSFLGMQRNSAVYLDILDEYSRSQRLSQVDRRQSRTSLTPAQKRLSWTPEQLGSRAPSRQSITAPISRPPSSQMSRPVSRLSVVVDSNSRLSLRTMMAESRGQDGRMLHPGWMEKNSSSRISAIRQRQQRTLSENLEDDLKGLPSDVNLSDSVLVEEVSTGSATMPPVPGLSSLIKLYFPTLPAKPLLLLGCIGSIGHGATTPIWSFFLSKLMTIVGAGGADTTSLTKYGLIVLGLCAAQGLSNCVQEYALVGLSARWTHMVRGVAMHKLITQDKAFFDLSSNSPSRLVQILIKDADDARTIMSQVIGRAVTVVTMIGLGLIWAMAVEWRLTLIGLALGPIFGGFMAVNSWFIGNVELACKVAREEVGRVFYESVANVRGIRAMALDSAFEKRFEEDASNARKTGTRSAWAMAMGGAIAGGLPLFAQALMNFAGSAFMLQGRMNYEQMLQVYNLVLFSLTFGSGMLDFIPTMAKARAAARDFNRIYQLCESTTESIGSLRFPINGHVEFSHVNFSYPSRPDVPILKDVSFTFKPGECVAVVGPSGSGKSTIAALLQRLYVPDGGDIRLGDRSLREADVVWLRNHVAVVSQSANLFDATIAENIAYGSPNLPLSEIYRAAEAANIHDFIQSLPQGYETNLGENASLISGGQAQRLQIARALCRTSRVLILDECTSALDPDNARAVLDTIVKIKQDRTTIFITHSVEAMKRCDRIICLGEGRVQEEGSFEELVRKGGVFAQLMKTGEWE, encoded by the exons ATGTCCACCAGCAGCCGCTTTGCGTCGCCGGACAGAGTCGAGCTCGTCGCGCTCACACCACGCCAGCTGCCGCCCACGTCCGACGGCTCGCCTTTCCACGACCGGCATTCAGTGGCTACGCCTGTGGCCAGTATGGCGGAGGAAAGCGACGGGCTGTCGGGCTACGGCTATGGAAGGAGCCGCCAAAAGACAGCGCCAGGCTACCAGTTCGCCAACCCTTCTCCCGCTGGCCTAGACGAAAAACGCGGCCAGCCAGTCTCTTTTGGCCCAATGCTGGACGAAATCACGCCTCCGTCACAATGGAGAAGGTCATTATACCCAGCTGATGCGCCGCCCATCCCGGCTTCAACGTTTGAGCGGCACCTCGGCCTCGTCCCTCTTCCAACATCCCCGGCCACGTCCCATCGCATCATGCCAGTTTCTGAGCCTATTAAACCCAGGTTCCGTCGGCTCTTTGtcttcaccaccaccagaGACTATATCTTGCTTCTCTGCCCAGCGGTTGTGCTTTCCATTCTCTCGGCACTCATCCAGCCCTACATGTCCATCGTGATCGGTAACGCCTTCGCCATCTTTGCAGCCTATCCCCTGAATACCTCGCTCGCTACCGATGCCGACCGTGCTGCCCTCCGCAGTGGTGTCGCCAGCACGTCTATACAACTGACAGTCGCCGGCGTGCTTgccttgctcttcaacTACTTGAAAGGGGTCATGTGGACGAGATACGGCGAGACAGTGGCAGATAGATTAAGAGCCAAGGTCTATCATGGTGTGCAGGGTAAGCCTATGGAGTGGTATGATATGGGCATGGGtatgagagaagaagagcaaggagagggaaaggagaatgaCACCGTAGGCGCTGGTGGCTTAATGTCAAAGTTCAACAG GGAGACCGATGATGTTAGGATGGCCACTTCCCACGCCTTTGGATTAGTGGTTCAAAACACATTCACTTTCGTCCTGTGCTTCATCCTTGCTATCATTGAATCGCCATCTTTGGCTTTCGTTACCCTCTCCACCATTCCCCTTGTCGTCCTTACCCAAGTCGTTACCCAGATCCTTTGCGCGCCTCTGTTGGCTACCGAACGACGCGTGCTTGCCGAGGCCTCCACCAACGTCGAGCGTGCCACCGCTGCAATTTCTACAGTCAAAGTACACAACGCTCAAGCAGCCGAAGAAAACAGGTTCATGCACTCGGTGAGCAAGAGCAAAGGTAATTTGATCAAACAAGGATTGGTGTGGGGCGTATCCGCAGGCTTGACAGACTTTTTCTTGCTCGGAACGTTTGTGCTCGGATTCTGGTATGGCGCCAAAATCATTCGGGAAGGCAAGGCCACATCAGGAGCCGTCATGACATGCTTCTGGGCTTGTCTCTTTGCCGCCACGTACCTTCAGCAGGTTGTCCCCCAGCTCACCATAATGACCAAGGGCAAAAACTCGATCGCTTCGCTATTGACAGTCATTCAAGCTAACCCTTCCAGACCCATATCTGGCAACCCATTCTCCCCTACAAACTCTCCAATTGATAGTAGCTTCTCTCCTGCGGTTAATACATTGAACCCCAAGCGTGTTTCCCGCCCTCTTGCTCTCCAAGGGGTTCGACCTTCTCGATGCCATGGAGAGTTCAATTTCAACCACATCTCATTTGCCTATCCATCTCGCCCGGAAAATCCTGTACTTTGTGATATCTCCCTTTTCATTCCGCCTGGGGAAACAACCTTTATCGTGGGCGGTTCAGGCTCTGGCAAGTCCACCATTGCTCAGCTACTCCTCCGACTATACGACCCCACGTCAGGAGAGATTACTATGGATAACCAatctttccccttcttgaACGGTCATTTCACAAGAGAAAATATCGCTGCTGTACAGCAAGGCTGTATTCTTTTCGATATGTCGGTGCATGACAATGTCGCTATGGGGCTTGCTGGCGCTGGTGCCGATCCCAAGACAGGCGTGAAAAGGGCACCAGAGGACGTGACCCGTGAACAAGTTGTAGAGGCTTGTAAAATGGCGATGATTCATGATTTCGTGGTGAGCTTGCCCGACGGTTATGATACCATCTTGGGAACCGGTGGGTCGAGTTTGAGTGGAGGACAGAGACAGCGATTGGCGATTGCGCGGGCGAGAATCAGAAACCCGAccgtcctcatccttg ATGAAGCGACATCGGCTTTGGATGCCACTTCTAGGGTGCTTGTCTTCCAAAATCTCAAGGCGTGGCGCAATAACCGGACCaccatcgtcatcaccCACGACCTTTCACAGATCGTTTCCGACGACTTTGTCTACGTCATGAAAAACGGCGTCGTCGCCGAGCAAGGATTTCGTCTTGATCTCATGAAGAAACCAAACGGCACGTTTGCCCATATGGCGGCGGAACAAGCCGTCAATCCTTTGCCGGCCAAGGAGGTCGCGTCTGACGCAGAGTGGCATGATGCGCTCAACACACTCCTCGACATGGAGGAAGATTATGAAGAGGTGCTCGACAGCAGGGTCAGATCTCACACTCCTTCATTTCTTGGGATGCAGAGAAATAGTGCAGTCTATCTCGATATCCTTGACGAGTACTCCAGGAGTCAGCGCCTTTCTCAAGTCGACCGCCGACAGTCTCGTACTAGCTTGACACCCGCTCAGAAGCGTCTATCATGGACTCCTGAGCAGCTGGGCAGTCGTGCCCCTAGCAGACAGAGTATAACCGCTCCGATCAGTCGCCCTCCGTCTAGCCAGATGAGTCGACCCGTGAGCAGGTTAAGCGTCGTCGTCGATTCAAATTCGAGGCTAAGCTTGAGGACCATGATGGCGGAGAGCCGAGgacaagatggaagaatgcTTCATCCGGGCTGGATGGAAAAAaattcatcctcaaggATAAGCGCAATTAGGCAAAGGCAGCAAAGAACACTCTCTGAGAATCTAGAAGACGACTTGAAAGGCCTGCCTTCCGATGTCAACCTTTCCGACAGCGTTCTTGTTGAAGAGGTCTCCACAGGCTCAGCCACTATGCCACCGGTTCCAGGCTTATCTTCTCTCATCAAACTCTATTTCCCAACACTTCCAGCTAAGCCACTTCTCCTGCTTGGCTGTATAGGTTCTATCGGTCACGGAGCGACAACTCCCATCTGgtcattcttcctttccaagCTGATGACTATCGTTGGAGCAGGTGGTGCTGATACCACCTCTCTCACCAAATACGGTCTCATAGTCCTCGGCTTGTGTGCCGCACAAGGGCTGTCGAACTGTGTTCAGGAATATGCCCTTGTTGGACTCTCTGCTAGATGGACCCATATGGTACGCGGGGTCGCCATGCATAAGCTCATCACGCAAGACAAGGCATTCTTTGATCTTTCATCCAACTCGCCCTCTCGACTGGTCCAGATCCTCATCAAAGATGCCGACGACGCGAGAACCATTATGAGTCAAGTAATCGGTAGGGCGGTGACTGTGGTGACCATGATCGGTTTGGGTTTGATTTGGGCAATGGCTGTGGAATGGAGGTTGACTCTGATAGGCTTGGCCTTGGGTCCAATTTTCGGCGGATTCATGGCGGTTAACTCATGGTTCATTGGTAACGTCGAGCTGGCTTGCAAAGTTGCaagagaggaggtgggAAGAGTGTTCTATGAA AGTGTAGCCAACGTCAGGGGGATCCGAGCGATGGCGCTCGACAGTGCTTTTGAAAAAAGGttcgaggaggatgctAGTAATGCTAGGAAGACCGGTACACGTTCGGCATGGGCTATGGCCATGGGTGGAGCGATTGCAGGAGGATTGCCTTTGTTTGCTCAAG CTCTCATGAACTTTGCCGGTTCAGCTTTTATGCTCCAAGGGCGCATGAACTACGAGCAGATGTTACAAGTATATAACCTTGTACTGTTCAGCCTAACTTTTGGCAGTGGTATGCTTGATTTTA TCCCTACCATGGCCAAAGCTCGAGCAGCTGCTCGGGACTTTAACCGCATATATCAGCTATGCGAATCCACCACCGAATCAATCGGTTCACTTCGCTTTCCCATCAATGGTCACGTCGAGTTCTCTCATGTCAATTTCTCATACCCCTCGAGGCCTGATGTTCCCATTCTTAAAGACGTGTCATTTACGTTCAAACCCGGAGAGTGCGTTGCAGTCGTCGGTCCTTCCGGCTCCGGTAAATCGACTATCGCAGCTCTTCTGCAAAGGCTATATGTGCCAGATGGTGGCGACATTCGCTTGGGCGATCGTAGCCTGAGGGAAGCGGATGTTGTATGGCTACGGAATCATGTTGCTGTTGTATCGCAGTCGGCCAATCTCTTTGATGCCACCATCGCCGAAAACATTGCCTATGGATCACCCAATTTGCCCCTTTCCGAGATCTACAGAGCTGCCGAAGCTGCCAATATCCACGACTTCATTCAGAGTCTACCGCAGGGCTATGAAACGAATCTCGGAGAAAACGCCAGTTTGATCTCCGGCGGGCAAGCTCAAAGGCTGCAAATTGCGAGGGCGTTATGTAGAACAAGCAGGGTCCTCATCTTAGACGAATGTACCAGCGCATTGGATCCCGACAACGCTAGGGCTGTATTGGACACGATTGTCAAGATCAAACAG GACCGTACAACAATCTTCATCACCCATTCAGTCGAGGCCATGAAACGCTGCGATAGAATCATTTGCCTCGGAGAAGGTAGAGTACAGGAGGAAGGGTCATTTGAAGAACTCGTTAGGAAGGGAGGGGTATTTGCTCAGCTGATGAAGACGGGAGAATGGGAGTAA
- a CDS encoding no arches protein, putative: MAAASNSAPLDPKLGRAADFVRPDFHQVNLDLENYLKTERNFKLDADQQICPLSITPLGCPLPPSQCPYRHTTPSQLNFKPPPPLPAHPREREKKLTVCKHYLRNLCKMGDNCEYTHDFNLRTMPVCIWFVKQGKCELGGECLYFHPRDRRVECPDYNRGFCVLGPNCPRKHIRRRLCDAYAAGFCPDGKDCKLAHPSPNRPPAESYINPIPPDPEAFNGPPPQLPAGYGRWREYKYDPNAVVVPAAAWVEGGSLSGWRAGGFLSANARRDNQRNRDNDDEGGRGSGGERKGGWQKDLSTVLCFRCNQYGHFANNCPNQYVPGDRGGGRRRE; this comes from the exons ATGGCGGCAGCCTCGAATTCCGCACCGTTAGATCCAAAGCTCGGACGAGCAGCAGATTTTGTTCGCCCTGACTTCCACCAAGTCAATCTCGACCTGGAAAACTACCTCAAGACTGAGCGCAACTTCAAGCTCGATGCAG ACCAACAAATATGTCCTCTGTCCATCACGCCTCTCGGCTGtcctcttccgccttcACAATGTCCTTATCGTCACACTACCCCCTCCCAACTCAATTTCAAgccaccacctcctctcccgGCTCACCCTCGAGAgcgagaaaagaagctaACGGTATGCAAACACTACCTTCGAAACCTCTGTAAAATGGGAGACAATTGCGAGTACACCCACGACTTTAACCTTCGCACCATGCCAGTGTGTATATGGTTTGTCAAACAAGGCAAATGTGAGCTGGGAGGAGAGTGCCTGTATTTCCACCCCAGAGACAGAAGAGTTGAGTGTCCGGATTACAACAGAGGATTCTGCGTGCTAGGTCCTAATTGTCCGAGGAAGCATATAAGGAGGAGGCTGTGTGATGCCTATGCCGCTGGATTTTGCCCTGATGGCAAGGACTGCAAATTAGCTCA CCCGTCTCCCAACCGACCGCCTGCAGAATCATATATCAACCCTATCCCACCTGACCCCGAAGCCTTCAATGGCCCACCACCCCAACTGCCTGCTGGCTATGGTCGTTGGCGGGAATACAAATATGACCCCAATGCAGTGGTTGTTCCAGCTGCGGCGTGGGTTGAGGGTGGAAGTTTATCTGGTTGGCGAGCTGGAGGATTTCTGTCTGCGAATGCAAGACGAGATAACCAAAGGAATAGAgacaatgatgatgagggtgGACGCGGCAgcggaggagagagaaaaggtggCTGGCAAAAAGATCTTAGCACAGTGCTTTGTTTC AGGTGCAATCAGTATGGCCACTTTGCCAATAACTGTCCTAATCAATATGTGCCTGGAGACCGGGGAGGCGGTAGACGACGGGAATGA
- a CDS encoding GTPase, putative, with product MPPKNKVKKGGKKNLDDDEFWEKKEAALDQSEAPIQADEAPEKDSKAGNSLFDLLEDGDAVSDEEGGGLMATIAANAAKKDKKKKKKASKFADLDDEVDEAEPSPAVDTKPNLDDEWPEEDVKPKKGKKGKKDKKKAVEEDEELDEITAPADEQPEPITAVNPDDEWPEEDVKPKKGKKGKKGKKVEEEEDIDAILEKAAAERKAQEAVAAPAKATPEPEAEEAEEAEDEGPKILSKAQKEKLKKEKEKAKKKAQAAAKKAQATPTESPAEPTEIAEAEEDEGDEEGAAGGDKKKKKKKKAAAKPAEPVPSAKGKKIPAHIAAMQAAMEERRRLEEEAQKAEEERLKKIEEEEARIAAEEAAEAEAKAAKKAKEKEKLAKAKAEGKLLTPAQKRERAAAEARKQAMLAAGMVVAGLQEGGAAEKKKKPVYGNKKKQQQQQQKPKETPTPTTTAPAAPAPESEAPKAEEKKEENEDDWDKSDNEVKKATAAVEKLKVEESEDDWDKSDEEPAPEPARASTPAAKEAPASPAKNVAEKPAEKAAASTQTQPAPKAASAPAKANGKPAPAPAEESSSEEEESSSEEESSDEDSDEDSDEDSDDELAARKAKALQKIQERREAAQAAKSSDDLRSPICCILGHVDTGKTKLLDKIRQTSVQEGEAGGITQQIGATFFPRSAIEEKTEVVNKDHAYKVQIPGLLIIDTPGHESFTNLRSRGSSLCNIAILVVDITHGLEPQTIESLNLLRQGRTPFIVALNKIDRMYGWKASPNAGFRETLNAQSKSVRSEFDDRVAKTKLAFAEQGLNAEIFDENKNLGRNISLVPTSAVTGEGIPDMLMLLVKLTQERMNANLMYISELECTILEVKVIEGLGTTVDVVLSNGVMREGDKIVLCGTDGPIVTQVRALLTPQPMREMRIKGQYVHHKEVKAALGVKISAPGLEKAIAGARLYVAQDDDEVEAFKDMAMDDLTSLGRFVTKSGKGVWVQASTLGSLEALLTFLEQMKIPVFNFGIGPVHKSTIVKAGTMLDKAPEYAVILAFDVQIEKEAQELAQKAGMKIFSAMIIYHLFDAFTKYMSEVQEAKRKEAAPNAVWPVRLKILKAFAHRDPIILGCDIIEGTMRIGTPMGVVKVDKETGKREVVPLGKITSIEINHKPFEVVKRSQIGAGAAVKIERAPHQSAKLYGRHFDDKDEVVSLISRQSIDTLKANFRDQVELSDWAMIKKMKVEQGVP from the exons ATGCCGCCAAAAAACAAGGTAAAGAAGGgcgggaagaagaacctcgatgatgacgagtTCTG ggagaaaaaggaagctgCTCTCGACCAATCCGAGGCCCCTATTCAAGCCGATGAGGCACCCGAGAAGGATAGCAAAGCCGGTAACAGTCTTTTTGACCttttggaggatggagacgCTGTGTCGGATGAAGAGGGCGGCGGATTGATG GCCACTATTGCTGCCAACGCCGCGAAAAAGGataagaaaaagaagaaaaaggccTCAAAGTTTGCCGATCTCGATGACGAGGTTGATGAGGCTGAACCTTCCCCCGCCGTCGACACCAAACCCAActtggatgatgaatggcccgaagaggatgtcaagccgaagaagggaaagaaagggaagaaggacaagaagaaggctgtggaagaggatgaggagctTGACGAGATAACGGCTCCGGCTGATGAGCAACCAGAGCCCATCACAGCCGTGAACCCCGATGACGAATGGCCcgaggaggatgtcaagcccaagaagggtaagaagggaaagaagggaaagaaggttgaagaggaagaggacatTGATGCCATCTTGGAGAAGGCTGCCGCTGAGCGAAAGGCTCAAGAGGCCGTCGCTGCTCCTGCCAAGGCGACGCCGGAACCcgaggcggaggaggccgaggaggccgaggatgagggaCCTAAAATCCTTTCCAAGGctcagaaggagaagctcaagaaggagaaggagaag gccaagaagaaggctcaGGCTGCCGCCAAGAAGGCTCAAGCTACTCCCACCGAATCCCCGGCCGAGCCTACTGAAATTGCCGAggctgaggaagatgaaggcgaCGAAGAGGGCGCCGCCGGAGGTGataagaagaaaaagaagaagaagaaggctgctgctAAACCAGCTGAGCCTGTCCCTTCTgccaagggcaagaaaaTCCCTGCTCATATTGCCGCGATGCAGGCCGCTATGGAGGAAAGGCGACgattggaggaggaggctcagaaggctgaggaagagaggttgaagaagattgaagaggaagaggcgaggattgctgctgaagaagctgcGGAGGCGGAGGCCAAGGcggcgaagaaggccaaggagaaggagaaactCGCAAAGGCCAAGGCTGAAGGGAAATTATTGACTCCTGCgcagaagagggaaagggcgGCTGCCGAGGCCAGAAAACAAGCCATGTTGGCGGCTGGTATGGTTGTTGCTGGTTTACAGGAAGGTGGTGCGgcggaaaagaagaagaagcctgTCTATGGtaacaagaagaaacaacaacagcagcaacaaaaGCCCAAGGAAACCCCTACTCCTACCACTACCGCTCCAGCCGCTCCTGCACCTGAATCCGAAGCCCCCAAggccgaggagaagaaggaagaaaacgAGGACGATTGGGACAAGTCTGATAacgaggtgaagaaggctaCCGCTGCCGTTGAAAAGCTCAAAGTTGAGGAGTCTGAGGATGACTGGGACAAGTCTGACGAAGAGCCTGCTCCTGAGCCTGCCAGGGCTAGTACCCCTGCTGCTAAAGAAGCTCCCGCCAGCCCCGCAAAGAATGTGGCCGAAAAGCCTGCAGAGAAGGCCGCTGCTTCCACCCAAACTCAGCCTGCTCCTAAGGCCGCCAGTGCCCCTGCAAAGGCAAATGGCAAGCCTGCCCCTGCCCCTGCCGAAGAGTCTTCctctgaggaagaggaatcttcttctgaagaagagtcttCCGATGAAGACTCTGACGAGGACTCTGATGAGGACTCCGATGATGAGCTCGCCGCCCGAAAAGCCAAGGCTTTGCAGAAAATccaggaaagaagggaggcaGCACAAGCAGCAAAGAGCAGCGACGATTTGCGATCTCCTATCTGTTGTATTTTGGGTCACGTCGACACTGGTAAGACCAAGTTGCTTGACAAG ATCCGACAAACCTCTGTCCAAGAGGGTGAAGCCGGTGGTATCACTCAGCAAATCGGTGCCACATTCTTCCCCAGGTCTGCTATTGAAGAGAAGACCGAGGTCGTCAACAAG GACCATGCCTACAAAGTCCAGATCCCTGGTTTGCTCATTATCGACACTCCCGGTCACGAGTCTTTCACTAACCTCCGATCCCGTGGTTCTTCCCTCTGTAACATTGCCATCTTGGTCGTTGACATTACT CACGGTCTTGAGCCCCAGACTATTGAGTCTCTTAACCTTCTCCGACAGGGCCGAACTCCTTTCATCGTTGCCCTCAACAAGATTGATAGGATGTACGGCTGGAAGGCCTCGCCTAACGCCGGTTTCCGAGAGACTCTCAACGCCCAGTCCAAATCTGTTCGATCAGAGTTTGATGACCGTGTGGCCAAGACCAAGCTTGCATTCGCCGAGCAAGGTCTCAACGCCGAGATCTTTGACGAGAACAAGAACCTTGGTCGTAACATCTCCCTCGTGCCCACCTCTGCCGTTACCGGCGAGGGTATTCCTGACATGCTGATGTTGCTCGTCAAGCTCACTCAAGAAAGAATGAACGCCAACTTGATGTACATCTCTGAACTTGAATGTACTATTCTTGAAGTTAAAGTCATCGAAGGTTTGGGTACAACTGTCGACGTTGTCTTATCCAACGGTGTGATGCGTGAGGGTGACAAGATTGTGTTATGTGGAACAGACGGACCGATCGTTACGCAGGTCAGAGCGTTGCTCACGCCTCAGCCCATGCGAGAAATGCGTATTAAA GGTCAATACGTCCACCAcaaagaagtcaaagcGGCTTTGGGTGTCAAGATCTCTGCCCCTGGTCTCGAAAAGGCGATTGCTGGTGCCCGTCTGTATGTTGCTCAGGATGACGACGAGGTTGAAGCGTTCAAGGACATGGCTATGGACGATCTTACTTCGCTTGGGCGATTTGTGACCAAGTCTGGCAAGGGTGTCTGGGTACAAGCCAGTACTTTGGGTTCCCTTGAAGCCCTTCTTACTTTCTTGGAACAGATGAAGATCCCTGTGTTCAACTTTGGCATCGGACCTGTGCACAAGAGTACTATTGTCAAGGCTGGTACCATGTTGGACAAAGCACCCGAATATGCCGTCATATTGGCGTTCGATGTCCAgatcgagaaggaggctcAGGAGTTGGCCCAGAAGGCTGGTATGAAGATCTTCTCTG CTATGATTATCTACCACCTCTTCGATGCTTTCACCAAGTACATGTCTGAGGTTCAGGAAGccaagaggaaggaggccGCCCCTAACGCTGTCTGGCCTGTTCGTCTCAAGATCCTGAAGGCCTTTGCCCACCGAGACCCCATCATTCTGGGTTGTGACATCATTGAGGGTACTATGCGCATTGGGACACCGATGGGTGTAGTGAAGGTCGACAAGGAGActggaaagagagaggttGTTCCTTTGGGTAAAAT CACCTCGATTGAGATCAACCACAAGCCATTCGAGGTTGTCAAGAGGTCGCAGATTGGTGCGGGAGCTGCTGTCAAGATTGAGCGTGCACCTCATCAATCTGCCAAGCTTTATGGACGACA CTTTGACGACAAAGACGAGGTTGTATCTTTAATCTCAAGACAAAGTATTGACACCCTTA AGGCCAACTTCCGAGACCAAGTCGAACTTTCCGACTGGGCgatgatcaagaagatgaaggtcgAACAAGGTGTCCCATAA